A segment of the bacterium genome:
GCTCAGTACCTCGTGGGCCTCGTTCGCCTCCTTGAAGCGCGACTCGGCCGCCTTGTCGCCCGGGTTGACGTCCGGGTGGTGCTTCTTCGCCAGACGCCGGAACGCCTTCCGGATCTCCTCCGCCGAGGCGCCTTCCGGGACCCCCAGGATCCGGTAATAATCCTTTTTCGGGTCCATCAGGCTCTCCCTGCGGCACCGCCGGCCCCCCCGGGGCGGGCCCCGGGGGGTATCCGGCCAATGCGCGCCGTCACTTCACGTCGACGGTGATCTGCTTCGGCTTCGCCTGCTCCCGCTTCCCGAGGCGCACCTCGAGGATGCCTTCCTTCATCTCGGCGCGGACCTTTTCGGCGTCCACGGTGCCCGGAAGGGTGAAGGACCGGTGGAAGGCGCCGTAGGTGCGCTCCACCCGGTGGTAATTCTCCTCCTTTACCTCCCGCTCGAACTTCCGCTCCCCGTGCAGCGTCAGCACGCCGTTCTCGACCTCGACG
Coding sequences within it:
- a CDS encoding Hsp20/alpha crystallin family protein, with the protein product MAIVRFWDPMKELSSLQNRMNRVFEETFGSPLYRGEQPGVGTWSPAVDIFETGDEIIVKAEVPGLAKDQVHVEVENGVLTLHGERKFEREVKEENYHRVERTYGAFHRSFTLPGTVDAEKVRAEMKEGILEVRLGKREQAKPKQITVDVK